One window from the genome of Pseudomonas sp. L5B5 encodes:
- a CDS encoding PhzF family phenazine biosynthesis protein: MQIDIFQVDAFTSSVFGGNPAAVCPLQAWLPDAVLQRIAEENNLSETAYFVPSGDGFELRWFTPTVEVDLCGHATLAAAWVLFEQLGEQRDVLRFATRSGELRVSRDGGLLSMDFPAKQPEAVAMPSALLQALGLTRAEALYRTDDYLLVVDDERLLDELKPDFVALAQFGVRGIAVTAPSREFDFVSRWFGPSVGVNEDPVTGSAHTSLAPYWAERLGKNLLRAQQGGARKGQLQCQVLDNGRVIISGHGALYLRGSIFL, encoded by the coding sequence ATGCAGATCGATATCTTTCAAGTGGATGCCTTTACCTCCAGTGTCTTCGGCGGCAACCCGGCGGCGGTCTGCCCGCTGCAGGCCTGGCTGCCGGACGCGGTACTGCAGCGCATCGCCGAGGAGAACAACCTGTCCGAGACCGCCTACTTCGTGCCCAGCGGCGATGGCTTCGAGCTGCGCTGGTTCACCCCGACGGTCGAGGTCGACCTGTGCGGCCATGCGACCCTGGCAGCGGCCTGGGTGTTGTTCGAGCAACTGGGCGAGCAGCGCGATGTGCTGCGCTTCGCCACCCGCAGCGGCGAGTTGCGGGTCAGCCGAGATGGAGGCTTGCTGTCCATGGACTTCCCGGCCAAGCAGCCCGAGGCGGTAGCCATGCCCTCGGCCTTGCTGCAGGCCCTGGGCCTGACCCGGGCCGAGGCGCTGTACCGCACCGACGACTACCTGCTGGTGGTGGACGACGAGCGCCTGCTGGATGAGCTCAAGCCGGACTTCGTGGCCCTGGCCCAGTTCGGCGTGCGCGGCATCGCCGTGACTGCGCCGTCCCGGGAGTTCGATTTCGTTTCCCGCTGGTTCGGCCCCAGCGTGGGGGTCAACGAAGACCCGGTCACCGGTTCCGCCCACACCTCGCTGGCGCCGTACTGGGCCGAGCGCCTGGGCAAGAACTTGCTGCGGGCGCAGCAGGGCGGGGCGCGCAAGGGCCAGCTGCAGTGCCAGGTGCTGGACAACGGGCGAGTGATCATCAGCGGCCATGGCGCCCTGTACCTGCGCGGCAGCATTTTCCTCTGA
- a CDS encoding transcriptional regulator: MSQPSPAVLAERQLVLQVLHSTLQMLAGVVGPHVEVVLHDLDRPERSIVAIANGHVTGRRVGGPVLGGPRQDLGFAAVIRALQDRSGSTPLVLENYPTLAPDGRELRSSTVIFRDSGGQPFASLCSNSDLSGIAAAHACLGQMLGLGSAPEPRGDEPQDMEHLLAQIIQGACPEPGARLTKQHKLEAVRQMQERGLFIVKGGIEKAAAALGVTRYTIYNYLDQIRAEGAEE, translated from the coding sequence ATGAGCCAACCGTCTCCCGCCGTCCTGGCCGAGCGCCAACTGGTCCTGCAAGTGCTGCACAGCACTTTGCAGATGCTGGCCGGGGTGGTCGGTCCCCATGTGGAAGTCGTCCTGCACGATCTCGACCGGCCCGAACGTTCGATCGTTGCCATCGCCAACGGCCATGTCACCGGGCGCCGGGTCGGTGGCCCGGTGCTGGGCGGCCCGCGCCAGGACCTGGGGTTCGCCGCAGTGATCCGGGCGTTGCAGGATCGTTCCGGCAGCACGCCGCTGGTGCTGGAGAACTACCCGACCCTGGCCCCGGATGGCCGCGAGTTGCGCAGCTCCACGGTGATCTTCCGCGACAGCGGCGGGCAACCCTTCGCCAGCCTGTGCAGCAACAGCGACCTGAGCGGGATCGCCGCGGCCCATGCCTGCCTGGGGCAGATGCTGGGCCTGGGCAGTGCACCCGAACCGCGAGGCGACGAGCCCCAGGACATGGAACACCTGCTGGCCCAGATCATCCAGGGCGCCTGCCCGGAGCCCGGCGCCCGCTTGACCAAGCAACACAAGCTCGAAGCCGTGCGCCAGATGCAGGAGCGCGGCCTGTTCATCGTCAAGGGCGGCATCGAGAAGGCCGCCGCGGCCCTCGGCGTGACTCGCTACACCATCTACAACTACCTGGACCAGATCCGCGCCGAAGGCGCTGAGGAATGA
- a CDS encoding surface-adhesin E family protein, giving the protein MKRLWWLGGLLLLAGCAHDQARDAGSARPEAMFKVLDTPESVTYFAANSLALYQNNPHLRQFYLINNYSKPTDPGDSKPLIHSSRVVRIINCERDESAQMGRVYFSEPFAQGAEVMRKEAHAQWAAFPRQSVIGELRNMACGIDAARLGAPPFKGPQGD; this is encoded by the coding sequence ATGAAGCGCCTGTGGTGGCTGGGTGGCTTGCTCCTGCTGGCGGGCTGCGCCCATGACCAGGCCCGCGATGCTGGCTCGGCACGTCCCGAGGCCATGTTCAAAGTGCTGGACACTCCGGAGTCGGTGACTTACTTCGCGGCCAACTCCCTGGCCTTGTATCAGAACAACCCGCATCTGCGGCAGTTCTACCTGATCAACAACTACAGCAAGCCCACCGATCCGGGCGATTCCAAACCCCTGATCCACAGCTCGCGGGTGGTGCGGATCATCAACTGCGAGCGCGACGAGTCGGCGCAAATGGGCCGGGTGTATTTCTCCGAACCCTTCGCCCAGGGCGCGGAGGTCATGCGCAAGGAGGCCCATGCGCAATGGGCGGCCTTTCCCCGTCAGTCGGTGATCGGCGAGCTGCGCAACATGGCCTGTGGCATCGATGCGGCACGCTTGGGCGCGCCGCCGTTCAAGGGCCCCCAGGGCGATTGA
- a CDS encoding TonB-dependent siderophore receptor, whose translation MRSMRSFAPFLLSSCCLLSHAVQAANAETPQPALALEPQSIVATAKEETKQAPGVSVITAEDIQKRPPANDLSQIIRTMPGVNLTGNSTSGQRGNNRQIDIRGMGPENTLILVDGKPVGSRNSVRYGWRGERDTRGDTNWVPADQVERIEVIRGPAAARYGNGAAGGVINIITKQAGRQTHGNATLYSSFPTHKDEGATQRLSFGLNGPLTDTLSYRVYGNVARTDSDDADINQGHESLRTGKQAGTLPAGREGVRNKDLNGLLSWQLTPDQSLDFEAGFSRQGNIYTGDTQNTNSNKNVKSLLGHETNRTYRETYSLTHRGEWDFGSSMAYLQYEKTRNSRINEGLAGGTEGIFSDANFYTSVLRDLTAHGELNLPLHAGFEQTLTLGSEWSQQKLDDPSSNTQDTKEAGAIPGLASGNRSSQSSAQIFSLFAEDNIELAPGTMLTPGLRFDHHSIVGDNWSPSLNLSHALSDSLTLKAGIARAYKAPNLYQLNPDYLLYSRGQGCYGQTTSCYLRGNDKLEAETSINKELGLEYKAEGWVAGLTYFRNDYKNKVESGLAPSGRASGGSSALYKNAAVYEWENVPKAVVEGLEGTLTVPLASQLTWNNNFTYMLQSKNKQTGDYLSVTPRFTLNSMLDWQATQDLSLQMNVAWYGKQTPKKFDYHGDRVTGSATQQLAPYAIAGISGTYALTRHLSLTAGVDNLFDKRLYREGNAQGVVDIAGAGAATYNEPGRTLYTSLSASF comes from the coding sequence ATGCGCTCGATGCGTTCTTTCGCTCCCTTCCTGCTGTCCAGCTGCTGCCTGCTCAGCCACGCCGTCCAGGCCGCCAATGCCGAGACGCCGCAGCCGGCGCTGGCGCTCGAACCCCAGAGCATCGTCGCCACCGCCAAGGAAGAGACCAAGCAGGCTCCGGGGGTGTCGGTGATCACCGCCGAGGACATCCAGAAACGCCCACCGGCCAACGACCTGTCGCAGATCATCCGCACCATGCCCGGGGTCAACCTCACCGGTAACTCCACCAGTGGCCAGCGCGGCAACAACCGGCAGATCGATATTCGCGGCATGGGTCCGGAAAACACCCTGATCCTGGTGGACGGCAAACCGGTGGGCAGCCGCAACTCGGTGCGTTATGGCTGGCGCGGCGAGCGCGATACCCGGGGCGACACCAACTGGGTGCCGGCCGACCAGGTCGAGCGCATCGAGGTGATCCGCGGCCCGGCGGCGGCCCGCTATGGCAACGGCGCTGCCGGTGGGGTGATCAACATCATCACCAAGCAGGCAGGCCGCCAGACCCACGGCAACGCCACCCTCTACAGCTCCTTTCCCACTCACAAGGACGAAGGCGCGACCCAGCGCCTGAGCTTCGGTCTCAACGGCCCGCTGACCGACACCCTCAGCTACCGGGTCTATGGCAACGTGGCCCGCACCGACTCCGATGACGCCGACATCAACCAGGGCCATGAGTCCTTGCGCACCGGCAAGCAGGCCGGCACCCTGCCCGCCGGCCGCGAAGGCGTGCGCAACAAGGACCTCAACGGTCTCTTGAGCTGGCAGCTGACCCCGGACCAGAGCCTGGACTTCGAGGCCGGCTTCAGCCGCCAGGGCAATATCTATACCGGCGATACCCAGAACACCAACAGCAACAAGAACGTGAAAAGCCTCCTGGGCCACGAGACCAACCGCACCTACCGCGAGACCTACTCGCTGACCCATCGCGGCGAGTGGGACTTCGGCAGCTCCATGGCCTACCTGCAATACGAGAAGACCCGCAACAGCCGGATCAACGAAGGCCTGGCCGGCGGCACCGAAGGCATTTTCAGCGACGCCAACTTCTACACCTCGGTGCTGCGCGACCTGACCGCCCATGGCGAGCTCAACCTGCCGCTGCACGCAGGCTTCGAGCAGACCCTGACCCTGGGCAGCGAATGGTCGCAGCAAAAACTCGACGACCCCAGCTCCAATACCCAGGACACCAAGGAAGCCGGGGCCATCCCCGGGCTGGCCTCGGGCAATCGCAGCAGCCAGAGCAGCGCGCAGATCTTCTCGCTGTTCGCCGAAGACAACATCGAGCTGGCGCCCGGCACCATGCTCACCCCCGGCTTGCGCTTCGACCACCACAGCATCGTCGGCGACAACTGGAGCCCATCGCTAAACCTGTCCCATGCGCTGAGCGACAGCCTGACCCTCAAGGCCGGTATCGCCCGGGCCTACAAGGCGCCGAACCTATACCAGCTCAACCCCGACTACCTGCTCTACAGCCGCGGCCAGGGCTGCTATGGCCAGACCACCAGCTGCTACTTGCGGGGCAACGACAAGCTCGAGGCAGAAACCAGCATCAACAAGGAACTGGGCCTGGAATACAAGGCCGAAGGCTGGGTGGCCGGCCTGACCTACTTCCGCAACGACTACAAGAACAAGGTCGAGTCGGGCCTCGCGCCCTCCGGTCGCGCCAGCGGTGGCAGCTCGGCGCTGTACAAGAACGCCGCCGTCTATGAGTGGGAAAACGTGCCCAAGGCCGTGGTCGAAGGCCTGGAAGGCACCTTGACCGTGCCCCTGGCCAGCCAGCTGACCTGGAACAACAACTTCACCTACATGCTGCAATCGAAGAACAAGCAGACCGGCGACTACCTCTCGGTGACCCCGCGCTTCACCCTCAACTCGATGCTCGACTGGCAGGCCACCCAGGACCTGTCGTTGCAGATGAACGTGGCCTGGTACGGCAAGCAGACACCGAAGAAATTCGACTACCACGGCGACCGCGTCACCGGCAGCGCCACCCAGCAACTGGCCCCCTACGCCATCGCCGGCATCAGCGGCACCTACGCCCTGACCCGCCACCTGAGCCTGACCGCCGGGGTCGACAACCTGTTCGACAAGCGCCTGTACCGCGAAGGCAATGCCCAGGGCGTGGTGGACATCGCCGGGGCCGGCGCCGCCACCTACAACGAACCGGGGCGCACCCTGTACACCAGCCTGAGTGCGTCGTTCTAA
- a CDS encoding DUF3079 domain-containing protein, producing MAKPFPLSPKHPERICWGCDRYCAANALSCGNGSDRTMHPSEMLGEDWYLHGDWGFDIPAGAEPAPPERDTH from the coding sequence ATGGCCAAGCCCTTTCCCCTTTCTCCCAAGCATCCCGAGCGCATCTGCTGGGGCTGCGACCGTTACTGCGCGGCCAATGCCTTGTCTTGCGGCAACGGCTCGGATCGCACCATGCATCCTTCCGAAATGCTCGGTGAAGACTGGTACCTGCATGGCGACTGGGGTTTCGACATCCCGGCCGGCGCCGAGCCAGCCCCGCCGGAGCGCGATACCCACTGA
- a CDS encoding UPF0149 family protein, which yields MQNTPLNAADFDAIEDTLLKYGDDHSVLNPCELDGYFTALVSGPAQVDIAEWFPGIWGGENPAWETPQECRQFIDLCVRHINSLAVQLDSDAAVFKARLEATEHQGQPLLLAEEWCFGYLRGVAVGNWPQMPAPQTALLQAITDCAEQDNFELPADLDIARHQQQVASIEPAARQLHQYWSSQR from the coding sequence ATGCAAAACACCCCTCTGAACGCCGCCGACTTCGACGCGATCGAAGACACCCTGCTCAAGTACGGCGACGACCACTCGGTACTCAACCCCTGCGAGCTGGACGGCTACTTCACCGCCCTGGTGTCGGGCCCAGCCCAGGTGGATATCGCCGAGTGGTTCCCGGGGATCTGGGGCGGCGAGAACCCGGCCTGGGAAACCCCGCAGGAATGCCGGCAGTTCATCGACCTGTGCGTGCGCCACATCAACAGCCTGGCGGTGCAACTGGACAGCGACGCCGCAGTGTTCAAGGCGCGCCTGGAAGCCACCGAGCACCAGGGCCAGCCGTTGCTGCTGGCCGAGGAATGGTGCTTCGGCTACCTGCGCGGGGTCGCGGTGGGCAACTGGCCGCAGATGCCTGCACCGCAGACCGCCTTGCTGCAAGCCATCACCGACTGCGCCGAACAGGACAATTTCGAGTTGCCGGCAGACCTGGATATCGCCCGGCACCAGCAGCAGGTGGCGAGCATCGAGCCGGCCGCCCGCCAGTTGCACCAGTACTGGTCGAGCCAGCGCTGA
- a CDS encoding sensor histidine kinase codes for MRRHPLLWKLALLQIGFCLLLTWIIWTWGLSAERSTYFLDPADRQYLAGYAQQAEAAWRQGGTSGVDAFQRQLTDREHTWVAVIGERLQSLGSTPLSAEEASHLTFMRKLDWPMSRRLQDELPYVSIQFPEHPEQGRLVMQLPERLLPGGLTPWTHVLSHGVVPTLLAALLGLLLYRHLVLPLNRLRDRADALRADDLENPGLAAPLARRSDELGELALAFEHMAERLRQSLAQQRLLLRILSHELRTPLARLRIAHDSGLAPEQLRQRLDREILDMQRLLEDTLDLAWLDTERPQLPTEPVQVLSIWEALREDACFESGWSLERLPCLLDADCRVRVHLDSIAQALENLLRNAIRYSPEGGRVSLRGWREGTHWHLCLEDQGPGVAEQDLHRIFEPYQRLDSAQGEGFGLGLAIARRAVELHQGQIWASNGHPGLTLHLLLPAA; via the coding sequence ATGCGCCGGCACCCCTTGCTGTGGAAACTGGCCCTGTTGCAGATCGGCTTCTGCCTGCTGCTGACCTGGATCATCTGGACCTGGGGCCTGTCGGCCGAGCGCAGCACCTACTTTCTCGACCCGGCCGACCGCCAGTACCTGGCCGGCTACGCGCAGCAGGCCGAGGCCGCCTGGCGCCAGGGAGGAACCAGCGGCGTCGATGCGTTCCAGCGCCAGCTGACAGACCGGGAACACACCTGGGTGGCGGTGATCGGCGAGCGCCTGCAAAGCCTCGGCAGCACCCCGTTGAGCGCCGAGGAAGCCAGCCACCTGACCTTCATGCGCAAGCTGGACTGGCCCATGAGCCGGCGCCTGCAGGATGAGTTGCCCTACGTCAGCATCCAGTTCCCGGAGCACCCCGAACAGGGCCGGCTGGTCATGCAGTTGCCCGAGCGCCTGCTGCCCGGCGGCCTCACCCCCTGGACCCACGTGCTCAGCCACGGGGTGGTGCCAACCCTGCTGGCCGCCCTGCTCGGCCTGCTGCTCTACCGGCACCTGGTGCTGCCGCTGAACCGCTTGCGCGACCGCGCCGATGCCTTGCGCGCCGACGACCTGGAGAATCCGGGCCTGGCCGCGCCCCTGGCCCGGCGCAGCGACGAACTGGGGGAGCTGGCCCTGGCCTTCGAGCACATGGCCGAGCGCCTGCGCCAGAGCCTGGCCCAGCAGCGCCTGCTGCTGCGAATCCTGTCCCACGAGCTGCGCACGCCCCTGGCGCGCCTGCGCATCGCCCATGACAGCGGGCTGGCGCCGGAGCAACTGCGCCAGCGCCTGGACCGCGAGATCCTCGACATGCAGCGCCTGCTGGAAGACACCCTGGACCTGGCCTGGCTCGACACCGAGCGCCCGCAGTTGCCCACCGAACCGGTGCAGGTGCTGTCGATCTGGGAAGCGCTGCGCGAGGACGCCTGCTTCGAGAGCGGCTGGAGCCTCGAGCGCCTGCCCTGCCTGCTGGACGCCGATTGCCGGGTCCGCGTGCACCTGGACAGCATCGCCCAGGCCCTGGAGAACCTGTTGCGCAACGCCATCCGTTATTCCCCCGAGGGCGGCCGGGTCAGCCTGCGTGGCTGGCGCGAGGGCACTCACTGGCACCTGTGCCTGGAAGACCAGGGCCCCGGCGTCGCCGAACAGGACCTGCACCGCATCTTCGAGCCCTACCAGCGCCTGGACTCGGCCCAGGGCGAAGGTTTCGGCCTGGGCCTGGCCATTGCCCGACGCGCGGTGGAGCTGCACCAGGGGCAGATCTGGGCCAGCAACGGCCATCCCGGGTTGACCCTGCACCTGCTGCTGCCGGCGGCCTGA
- a CDS encoding alpha/beta fold hydrolase: MSRLDAGLQRSPVNGIELAWDSHGDETAEAILLIAGLGTQMVRWTPAFCRDLAARGFRVIRFDNRDVGASTHLVEAGVPDLAALMAGRPLTLPYSLQDMAADALGLLDHLGIDRAHVVGRSMGGMIAQVLASEHPQRVRSLTSIMASSGNPALPPPAPQVMALLTAPAADPALDLEGHVAQRLALARCIAGSAQAFDEAAQRELVLKELQRGWNPAGFMRQLAALACAGDRRARLASIQLPTLVVHGSDDPLVPAACGEDTARSIPDAEWLLIPGMGHDLPPACQPQVLAAIERTARRCQGRQVV; the protein is encoded by the coding sequence ATGTCCCGGCTGGATGCCGGCCTGCAGCGCTCACCGGTCAATGGCATCGAACTGGCCTGGGACAGTCATGGCGACGAGACCGCCGAGGCGATCCTGTTGATCGCCGGCCTGGGTACCCAGATGGTCCGCTGGACCCCGGCGTTCTGCCGGGACCTGGCGGCCCGTGGGTTCCGGGTGATTCGCTTCGACAATCGCGACGTCGGTGCTTCGACGCATCTGGTCGAGGCCGGTGTGCCGGATCTTGCGGCACTGATGGCCGGTCGGCCGTTGACGCTGCCCTACAGTCTGCAAGACATGGCCGCCGATGCCCTGGGGCTGCTGGATCACCTGGGCATCGATCGCGCCCATGTGGTGGGGCGCTCCATGGGCGGGATGATCGCCCAGGTCCTGGCCAGCGAACATCCGCAGCGGGTGCGCTCGTTGACCTCGATCATGGCCAGCAGCGGCAACCCGGCCTTGCCGCCACCCGCGCCGCAGGTCATGGCGTTGCTGACGGCGCCGGCGGCAGACCCGGCGCTCGACCTGGAGGGCCATGTGGCCCAGCGCCTGGCCCTGGCCCGCTGCATCGCCGGCAGCGCCCAGGCCTTCGACGAAGCGGCCCAGCGCGAACTGGTGCTCAAGGAACTGCAACGGGGCTGGAACCCCGCAGGTTTCATGCGCCAGCTGGCGGCCCTGGCCTGTGCCGGGGATCGCCGGGCTCGGCTGGCCAGCATCCAGCTACCGACCCTGGTGGTCCATGGCAGCGACGACCCGCTGGTGCCCGCCGCTTGTGGGGAAGACACCGCGCGCTCGATCCCCGATGCCGAGTGGTTGCTGATTCCTGGCATGGGCCATGATCTGCCACCGGCCTGCCAGCCTCAGGTGCTGGCGGCCATCGAGCGTACAGCGCGGCGGTGCCAGGGGCGGCAGGTTGTGTGA
- a CDS encoding DUF2239 family protein, with the protein MSDILTKPVTAFQAQRLLARGPLLDVALAVRDASRDPACTSLLVFDDATGRVIDLDLRGSNAEVAQRLSAAPAPGRGRYRPAAPAEPEVDAPADSPRGRGRPKLGVIAREVTLLPRQWDWLASQPGGASAVLRRLVDEARRNPDPAQQRRMAQEAAYQFMLAMAGDLPGYEEATRALFAGDLERLGQQLQPWPEDIRAHALRLATGAQLAGAGQ; encoded by the coding sequence ATGTCCGACATCCTCACCAAACCCGTCACTGCCTTCCAGGCCCAGCGCTTGCTGGCCCGTGGCCCGTTGCTGGACGTGGCCCTGGCGGTGCGCGACGCGTCCCGGGACCCGGCTTGCACCAGCCTGCTGGTATTCGACGATGCCACGGGGCGGGTCATCGACCTCGACCTGCGGGGCAGCAACGCCGAAGTGGCACAGCGCTTGTCGGCCGCGCCCGCACCGGGTCGCGGGCGTTACCGGCCGGCCGCGCCCGCCGAACCCGAGGTGGACGCTCCGGCCGATTCGCCCCGTGGCCGTGGGCGGCCCAAGCTGGGGGTGATCGCTCGCGAGGTGACCCTGCTGCCACGCCAGTGGGACTGGCTGGCCAGCCAGCCCGGAGGCGCCTCGGCGGTGCTGCGCCGGCTGGTGGACGAAGCCCGGCGCAACCCGGACCCGGCACAGCAACGGCGCATGGCGCAGGAGGCTGCCTATCAATTCATGCTGGCGATGGCCGGGGACCTGCCGGGTTACGAAGAGGCCACCCGGGCCTTGTTCGCTGGCGATCTCGAGCGCCTGGGCCAGCAGTTGCAGCCTTGGCCCGAAGACATCCGGGCCCATGCCCTGCGCCTGGCCACCGGGGCCCAGCTCGCGGGGGCAGGGCAGTGA
- a CDS encoding alpha/beta hydrolase, with product MVSLKWAGIWILGVSSAGCSGPGTVMEPYESALGVESSNAQSFHSSLYFPSGTALHYPGYVVALEKSSQDTVGGPRPYPQVSFVKSGQYIQAEQPSRWGTPSQIDRFQNSDSKAMFVSHIIKNSIARDDHDGHVPYFSKNHCFVYNAYAAKPLALIRKDYDLAKISDWHACKVSTNLDKVDAKKYQLYDYGKYALVSLQDNLIGDLKQGDYTHVLVIVMGWNTAQQEAIRNFNDLTGNLMAASLEAANGQQESPIDRTRAIQPLAKDRPAGSFRPLVIGVTWPSYWSNSFGNVFSYSNKANDADEIGLSWLNKLLNETIPRSLEASGSHARVVALGHSFGARAMTRAVFSSPALVPLQGGFPDQSMVTSPVDLAVGLQGAMSINRFAAQLGSEGAPYRDFARLGKTKIVLTAATEDSATGAPFVVWTDPAGSIGSYRKACEQAGSVYRPIFDCMTASDTSATTGGRFEVCKYGQPGCVDPFEGAGQGHKVAYIDASNGITQFNSPGSGGGAHSDIYRLPMGRLLWKLVEQYAPAR from the coding sequence ATGGTGAGTCTGAAATGGGCAGGTATCTGGATTCTGGGCGTAAGTAGCGCCGGTTGTTCCGGGCCTGGCACAGTCATGGAACCCTATGAGTCGGCGTTGGGCGTGGAGAGCTCCAATGCCCAGAGTTTTCATTCCAGCCTGTACTTTCCCTCAGGCACGGCCTTGCATTACCCGGGCTACGTGGTAGCGCTGGAAAAGAGCTCGCAGGACACAGTGGGCGGGCCCAGGCCCTATCCCCAGGTCAGCTTCGTCAAGAGCGGGCAGTACATCCAGGCCGAGCAACCAAGTCGCTGGGGAACGCCCAGCCAGATCGATCGCTTCCAGAATAGCGACTCCAAGGCCATGTTCGTGTCGCATATCATCAAGAACTCGATAGCCAGGGATGATCATGACGGTCATGTTCCTTACTTCTCCAAGAACCACTGCTTTGTATATAACGCTTATGCCGCCAAACCCCTGGCCTTGATTCGCAAGGATTACGATCTTGCCAAGATAAGTGATTGGCATGCCTGTAAGGTTTCTACCAACCTGGACAAGGTGGATGCGAAGAAGTATCAACTTTATGACTATGGAAAGTATGCGCTGGTATCGCTACAAGATAACTTGATCGGTGATCTGAAACAGGGGGATTACACCCATGTGCTGGTAATAGTGATGGGCTGGAACACCGCGCAACAGGAAGCCATTCGCAACTTCAACGATCTGACCGGCAACTTGATGGCGGCTTCGCTGGAGGCTGCCAATGGCCAGCAGGAAAGTCCCATCGACCGCACCAGGGCGATCCAGCCCTTGGCCAAGGACCGTCCTGCCGGCAGTTTCCGGCCCCTGGTGATCGGCGTCACCTGGCCTTCCTACTGGTCCAACTCGTTCGGCAACGTGTTCAGTTATTCCAACAAGGCCAACGACGCCGACGAGATCGGTTTGTCTTGGTTGAACAAGCTGCTCAACGAAACCATCCCGCGCAGCCTCGAAGCTTCCGGCAGCCACGCCCGGGTGGTGGCCCTGGGGCACAGCTTCGGTGCTCGCGCCATGACCCGGGCGGTGTTCAGTTCGCCGGCACTGGTGCCTTTGCAAGGTGGCTTTCCCGACCAGTCCATGGTGACCAGCCCGGTGGACCTGGCGGTGGGCCTGCAGGGAGCCATGAGCATCAACCGGTTTGCGGCGCAGCTGGGCAGTGAAGGTGCTCCCTACCGTGACTTCGCGCGGCTGGGCAAGACCAAGATCGTCCTGACGGCCGCCACCGAGGACTCGGCCACGGGCGCGCCCTTTGTGGTCTGGACCGATCCTGCCGGCTCCATCGGCTCCTACCGCAAGGCCTGTGAGCAGGCCGGCTCGGTGTACCGGCCGATATTCGACTGCATGACCGCGTCCGACACTTCCGCCACGACGGGGGGCCGGTTCGAGGTTTGCAAGTATGGCCAACCAGGTTGTGTCGACCCGTTCGAGGGTGCCGGCCAGGGGCACAAGGTGGCCTATATCGACGCTTCGAACGGCATCACCCAGTTCAACTCGCCCGGATCGGGTGGCGGTGCCCACAGCGACATCTACCGCCTGCCCATGGGGCGCCTGCTGTGGAAGCTGGTGGAGCAGTACGCGCCTGCTCGTTGA
- a CDS encoding response regulator transcription factor: MTPNLLLVEDDARLRQDLERHFHQRGFAVTTCSDGRQGLAALRSAQFDLVLLDIMLPGLDGLALLDTLRHEQGIPVMLMSALGAEQDRITGFTRGADDYLPKPFSLAELDARVDALLRRMARVQLQSENPQDPLLAFDDQAQDVLSQGRAAGLTGSEYRLLVTLREHPGQTLSKPFLYQQVLHRIYTRLDRGLDVHVCNLRRKLAELGVQHLQIQAVRGAGYLLVEADRH; this comes from the coding sequence ATGACCCCCAATCTGCTTCTCGTGGAAGACGACGCCCGGCTGCGCCAGGACCTGGAACGCCACTTTCATCAGCGCGGCTTTGCCGTCACCACGTGCTCCGACGGCCGCCAGGGGCTGGCAGCACTGCGCAGCGCCCAATTCGACCTGGTGCTGCTGGACATCATGCTGCCGGGCCTGGACGGCCTGGCCCTGCTCGACACCCTGCGCCATGAACAAGGCATCCCGGTGATGCTGATGTCGGCCCTGGGTGCCGAGCAGGACCGCATCACCGGGTTCACCCGGGGCGCCGACGACTACCTGCCCAAGCCCTTCAGCCTCGCCGAGCTGGATGCCCGGGTCGATGCGCTGCTGCGGCGCATGGCCCGGGTACAGTTGCAATCGGAGAATCCCCAGGACCCGCTGCTCGCCTTCGACGACCAGGCCCAGGACGTGCTGAGCCAAGGCCGCGCCGCCGGCCTCACCGGCTCCGAATACCGCCTGCTGGTGACCCTGCGCGAGCATCCGGGGCAGACCCTGAGCAAACCCTTCCTCTACCAGCAGGTGCTGCATCGCATCTACACCCGCCTGGACCGTGGCCTGGACGTGCACGTGTGCAACCTGCGGCGCAAGCTGGCCGAGCTCGGCGTGCAGCACCTGCAGATCCAGGCCGTGCGGGGCGCTGGCTATCTCCTGGTAGAAGCGGACCGGCACTGA